ATCAGCGACGAGCGCAGGAAGACGTACGTGGCGCTGTCCGCGGCAAGCAGACCTAGCGCGACTAACGCCACGGTGGCCAGCAGCAGACGCGCGCGAATCGACATCGTCATCCCTTGGGGAGCCTGAGGCTGTAGCCGACCCCCCGCACTGTGTGGATCAGGGGTGGGTCGAAGCAGTCGATCTTCTTGCGAAGGTAGCCGATGTAGGTCTCCACGACGTTTCCATCCCCCGCAAAGTCGTAGTGCCACACATGGTCGAGAATCTGCGTCTTGGACAGGACTCGTCGACCGTTGAGCATCAAGTACCGCAGAAGGTTGAACTCGGTGGGTGTCAGCTCGATGCAGGTCTTCCCCCGCCAAACCTCATGAGTGTCCTCGTCCATCTCCAGATCGGCGAAGCGCAAGCGGCCGGAGGCAGCCTCGGCGCCACCGACGCGGCGGAGCACGGCCTTCACACGCGCCACGAGCTCTTCGATGCTGAACGGCTTGGTCACGTAGTCATCGGCGCCCATCGTGAGACCGTGCACCTTCTCTTCGGTCGCATCCCGCGCGGTGAGGAACACCACCGGTGTCTTGGTGCCGTCGGTTGCCAAGCGCCGCTGCACCTCGAACCCGTCAAGATCCGGAAGCATGATGTCGAGCACGATGAGGTGTGGGCGGAACGATGACGTGGCTTTCAATGCCTTGCGGCCGCTCTCCGCGGTCTCCACCTCGAAGCCCTCGTACCGGAGTGCGGTGGCCACCAGGTCGGTGATGTTGGGCTCGTCGTCAACGACCAGGATCCGCAACGGCTCCCGTGTGTGTGCCGACGAACCCCTTGATGCTTCTTCTCCCCGCATCGTCCCGAGCCTCCCAAGCGCTCCGAGCGT
This sequence is a window from Actinomycetota bacterium. Protein-coding genes within it:
- a CDS encoding response regulator transcription factor — protein: MRGEEASRGSSAHTREPLRILVVDDEPNITDLVATALRYEGFEVETAESGRKALKATSSFRPHLIVLDIMLPDLDGFEVQRRLATDGTKTPVVFLTARDATEEKVHGLTMGADDYVTKPFSIEELVARVKAVLRRVGGAEAASGRLRFADLEMDEDTHEVWRGKTCIELTPTEFNLLRYLMLNGRRVLSKTQILDHVWHYDFAGDGNVVETYIGYLRKKIDCFDPPLIHTVRGVGYSLRLPKG